The Vespula vulgaris chromosome 2, iyVesVulg1.1, whole genome shotgun sequence genome has a segment encoding these proteins:
- the LOC127061763 gene encoding uncharacterized protein LOC127061763: protein MATFEIDKRLLEVLEVFLLPNYNITSVTYVDLLLTHIRENIKKQSLKDQQHSEVLQKWVIQALNTWDSNCKPSRPVIIFTLKLVGLVASNELDFHRWQCHDVYNKLCTIIQPSNEDLPASIKIAYIQMLLDLIKHRSGREWILESGVWKDIVKCAHRNYTMYITHESQKFLWTLLLHEQHNINICTEIISAITDPLINNTFNPQIHQTLEESYLDENKLLCTTLDLVTSIFENTLFVSMDSKIPELFEELFNLEMRVKALFEACIGTKFLQHVHKLLLLLLFLKLKRGIISNTKIIDNDVWQKFTYGMCYISMMLLSKKYIVELIKTNKFLMIYWKKLRMLCEFTLPEQHKFEHQAIVLMILPLCICVRKDHVHHELFDMFINKIFDVTCMPVQRLLYNVRDVIWKSDLPLEHICKVSIDLLLEIINIMDRDVAVITFQTLCHILKNYLPDLRDGTKNCSSSESSKTGLPDNSRKIIYKSILEGDPIVDNPILLASLLNGLAIMTEKFKLKWQECVETICLLSLAQGILNHPGILPMLCVKALKVCKLAIQNFMPPNLALLIDSDSHMNEIGPTLYKRLHDPNWEVRDSVLEVLNTIAIISEDKYPAFQDFLLSNQFLQLAIDIALTDGESYVRASALIFISSTVRINKLWDEKLSFFDFPDTIIKLFNKETEGIVRREAVVLIKELYIYRKWLKSTINYILEVMSVAAIFDLHWEVKISALEFWKHFIKSHLSDQGMLDGSFPNVTFSKEQRKIVALDENEIKRRLNKALDELAKQNCLGVLLVTLKDDSDFEVCKASAMIINKLKTFLLKYKFHDSLLEVSLPKNSAVIDNSYIKHILDTSVIQSKEEPTNSHNIIDEIVNTNDAMLLATVYNNSQGKDYENTEKKMLKYISHITKQDFLDVIFNFDIDAYIEEKSRWLKGYTNSFESVLDDILTMHKQGDVNSMDCY, encoded by the exons ATGGCAACGTTCGAGATAGATAAAAGATTATTGGAAGTTTTAGAAGTTTTTCTCTTACCTAATTATAACATTACCTCTGTAACTTATGTTGATCTTCTATTGACtcatataagagaaaatataaagaaacaat CTTTAAAAGATCAGCAACATTCTGAAGTTCTTCAAAAATGGGTGATACAAGCTTTAAATACATGGGATTCTAATTGTAAGCCATCTCGAcctgtaataatatttacattaaaacTCGTGGGCTTAGTTGCCTCTAATGAATTAGATTTTCACCGGTGGCAATGTCacgatgtatataataaactttGCACTATCATCCAACCTTCTAATGAAGATTTACCTGCATCGATTAAAATTGCTTATATACAAATGCTCttagatttaattaaacataGAAGCGGTAGAGAATGGATACTTGAGTCAG gTGTCTGGAAAGATATTGTAAAGTGTGCTCATAGAAATTACACAATGTATATTACGCATGAGAGTCAGAAGTTTTTATGGACTCTTCTTTTACATGAACAacacaatataaatatttgtacagAAATTATATCTGCAATAACTGAtccattaataaataatacttttaatcCTCAAATACATCAAACTTTAGAGGAAAGTTATTTGGatgaaaacaaattattatgtaCCACTTTAGATTTAGTGACAAGCATTTTTGAAAATACATTGTTTGTAAGCATGGATAGTAAAATCCCAGAGTTATTTGAAGAACTCTTCAATTTAGAAATGAGAGTAAAAGCTCTTTTCGAAGCATGCATTGGTACTAAATTTCTTCAGCATGtacacaaattattattattattactttttttaaaattaaaacgtgGAATTATAAGTAACACTAAGATTATAGACAATGATGTATGGCAAAAATTTACTTATGGTATGTGTTATATATCAATGATGCTactatcaaaaaaatatatagtggaacttataaaaacaaataagtttttaatgatatattggAAAAAATTGCGTATGCTATGTGAGTTTACTCTGCCGGAACAACACAAATTTGAACATCAAGCAATAGTACTGATG ATTTTACCACTTTGTATATGTGTTAGGAAAGATCATGTACATCATGAATTATTTGATATGttcattaacaaaatttttgatGTAACATGCATGCCTGTACAAAGACTATTGTATAATGTAAGAGATGTAATATGGAAAAGTGATTTACCATTAGAACATATTTGTAAAGTATCAATTGATTTACTTTTAGAGATAATAAACATCATGGATAGG GATGTAGCAGTTATTACATTTCAAACACTATGtcatattttgaaaaattatctgCCAGATTTAAGAGATGGGACGAAAAATTGTTCGTCTTCAGAATCTAGTAAAACAGGACTCCCAGATAATtcaaggaaaataatttataagtcAATATTAGAAGGTGACCCAATAGTTGATAATCCTATTTTATTGGCATCTCTTCTTAATGGTCTTGCCATTATGACGGAAAAGTTTAAATTAAAGTGGCAAGAATGTGTTGAAACTATATGTTTATTATCTCTCGCACAAGGAATTTTAAATCATCCAGGTATTTTACCCATG CTTTGTGTGAAAGCATTAAAAGTATGTAAATTGGCTATTCAAAACTTTATGCCACCAAATCTGGCATTACTCATAGATTCAGATAGTCACATGAATGAAATTGGTCCaactttatataaaagattacaTGATCCCAATTGGGAAGTCAGAGACAGTGTATTAGAAGTACTAAATACTATTGCAATCATTTCAGAAGATA AATATCCAGcatttcaagattttttactttctaacCAGTTCTTACAATTGGCAATTGATATTGCACTAACAGATGGAGAAAGCTACGTACGAGCATCTgctctaatttttatttcatctactgttcgtataaataaattgtggGATGAAAAGTtatctttctttgattttccC gatacaattataaaattattcaataaagaAACTGAAGGTATAGTTCGAAGAGAGGCCGTggttttaattaaagaattatatatttatagaaagtGGTT gaAAAGTactatcaattatatattagaagtTATGTCTGTGGCAGCCATTTTCGATTTACATTGGGAAGTTAAAATAAGTGCATTAGAATTTtggaaacattttataaaatctcaTTTAAGTGATCAAGGAATGTTAGATGGATCATTTCCAAATGTAACATTTTctaaagaacaaagaaaaatagtcgcattggatgaaaatgaaataaaacgtagATTAAATAAAGCATTAGACGAGCTTGCAAAGCAAAATTGTCTAGGT GTTTTGTTAGTCACTTTAAAAGATGATAGTGATTTTGAAGTCTGTAAAGCTTCAGCTAtgattataaacaaattaaaaacatttttattaaagtataaaTTTCATGATTCATTACTTGAAGTATCTTTACCAAAAAATAGTGCTGTTATAGATAATTCATACATAAAACATATACTAGATACATCAGTAATTCAATCAAAAGAAGAACCAACTAATTCTCATAACATCATTGATGAAATTGTAAATACAAATGATGCAATGCTCTTAGCTaccgtttataataattctcaaggaaaagattatgaaaatacagaaaagaaaatgcttAAATACATTTCTCATATAACTAAGCAGGATTTTTTGGATGtcatatttaatttcgatattgATGCttatatcgaagagaaaagtcGATGGTTAAAAGGATATACCAACAGTTTTGAATCTGTTTTAGATGACATCTTGACAATGCATAAACAAGGAGATGTAAACTCAATGGACTGCTATTGA
- the LOC127061769 gene encoding dynein axonemal assembly factor 6 isoform X2, which yields MKIMQLWRHNFKSFLSTLPDVHVEARVGNCPGDIEVQKDVPFNNLKPHAPLKQKDDIWHSSEIHTLPISEINDPRKVPDYEIKFKQSVKTEDIFLNMGFKTPSTASCEWISVLIKLPQEVQEKIELSVESKVVDVRSPKYRLHLPTPHEVNPNASYAKWHNDTDMLELTLQLVRELDDINF from the exons ATGAAAATCATGCAGCTCTGGAGGCACAATTtcaaatcgtttctttctacctTACCAGACGTGCATGTGGAAGCACGGGTCGGCAATT gtCCAGGTGATATAGAAGTTCAGAAAGATGTaccttttaataatttaaaaccACATGCTCCTCTTAAACAAAAAGATGACATTTGGCATTCCTCGGAAATACATACTCTTCCTATTTCTGAAATAAATGACCCAAGAAAAGTACCGGACTatgaaatcaaatttaaaCAGTCTGTGAAAaccgaagatatttttttaaat ATGGGTTTTAAAACACCTAGCACTGCATCTTGCGAATGGATTTCCGTGTTAATAAAACTTCCTCAAGAAGTTCAAGAGAAGATTGAATTATCCGTTGAATCAAAGGTAGTTGATGTGCGTAGTCCTAA ATACCGATTGCATCTTCCAACACCTCATGAAGTAAATCCTAATGCATCATATGCAAAATGGCATAATGATACTGACATGTTAGAACTCACTTTACAACTCGTTCGAGAATTAGATGACATAAACTTTTAA
- the LOC127061769 gene encoding dynein axonemal assembly factor 6 isoform X1 translates to MDSFFGYKEIQALQNLISPPKDDSDSEELYQNEAKRKGPGDIEVQKDVPFNNLKPHAPLKQKDDIWHSSEIHTLPISEINDPRKVPDYEIKFKQSVKTEDIFLNMGFKTPSTASCEWISVLIKLPQEVQEKIELSVESKVVDVRSPKYRLHLPTPHEVNPNASYAKWHNDTDMLELTLQLVRELDDINF, encoded by the exons ATGGACAGTTTTTTTGGATACAAAGAAATACAAGCATTACAGAATCTAATATCCCCTCCGAAGGACGATTCGGATTCTGAAGAATTGTATCAAAAtgaagcaaagagaaaag gtCCAGGTGATATAGAAGTTCAGAAAGATGTaccttttaataatttaaaaccACATGCTCCTCTTAAACAAAAAGATGACATTTGGCATTCCTCGGAAATACATACTCTTCCTATTTCTGAAATAAATGACCCAAGAAAAGTACCGGACTatgaaatcaaatttaaaCAGTCTGTGAAAaccgaagatatttttttaaat ATGGGTTTTAAAACACCTAGCACTGCATCTTGCGAATGGATTTCCGTGTTAATAAAACTTCCTCAAGAAGTTCAAGAGAAGATTGAATTATCCGTTGAATCAAAGGTAGTTGATGTGCGTAGTCCTAA ATACCGATTGCATCTTCCAACACCTCATGAAGTAAATCCTAATGCATCATATGCAAAATGGCATAATGATACTGACATGTTAGAACTCACTTTACAACTCGTTCGAGAATTAGATGACATAAACTTTTAA